In one Echinicola marina genomic region, the following are encoded:
- a CDS encoding S41 family peptidase: MKNTLALIFFISFLGCQGQVHEKFNLGFENTNNTDQLSEGWFKWGNYDLAMDSTQVHSGLSAGKISSNEKGNFGSIAYRIPAEYTGKSIKLEGYMKIKNVKNGHAGLLLRIDHKGQSLEFDNMQKQQISGTEDWKKYSISLNYPESADNIYVGGILTGKGEAWFDDFKLTIDGNNVQTLKVIEKIAPKAESDNKFDKGSAIEIANLSPEKVDNLTLLGRVWGFLKYHHPEIAKGNFNWDYELFRFLPDYISSSNELERDQLLVGWMNSIGKISPCNDCRNPNEKAFLKPDLNWIESQSPVLKKNLLYIYQNTSNKKHYYIEMAPGVGNPKFTNEDPYLQFDYPDDGFRLLALYRYWNMINYFFPYKYLTDKDWNEVLKEYIPIFLKANNELEYELACLQVIAEIHDTHGFLSGKADKFMHWRGENYPPFHLRFIEDQLVVTDYYNPELKSIAGLKIGDVITKVDGKSIEEIIKQNSKYNPASNYTTQLRNISADILRSNLPEVEIHYISDDSKEQSKKIKLYPKDSLNIYRFIQKSSSKSFKMLDDNIGYITLQTIKNEDIPQLKEAFMDTKGIIIDIRNYPSTFVPFSLGSFFVSSPTAFVKLTGGSVENPGEFSLSKNLKIHKQGKTYKGMVVVMVNELSVSQAEYTAMAFRAGNNTTIIGSTTAGADGNVSPIQLPGGLRTMISGIGVYYPNGEETQRVGIIPDIEVKPTIKGIKEGRDELLEKAIEIIMEE, from the coding sequence ATGAAAAATACACTAGCCCTTATCTTTTTTATTTCATTTCTAGGCTGTCAAGGCCAAGTCCATGAAAAGTTCAATCTGGGATTTGAAAACACAAACAATACGGACCAACTATCAGAAGGCTGGTTTAAATGGGGAAATTATGATTTGGCCATGGATTCCACCCAAGTTCACTCCGGTTTGAGCGCCGGCAAAATCAGTTCAAATGAAAAGGGCAATTTTGGCTCCATAGCTTATAGAATCCCTGCTGAATATACAGGAAAGAGCATCAAACTGGAAGGCTATATGAAAATCAAGAATGTAAAAAATGGCCATGCTGGATTATTGTTGAGAATCGATCACAAAGGACAGTCTTTGGAATTTGACAATATGCAAAAACAGCAAATCTCCGGAACTGAAGATTGGAAGAAATACAGTATTTCTCTTAATTATCCTGAAAGTGCTGATAATATTTATGTGGGAGGAATATTAACAGGCAAAGGTGAAGCATGGTTTGATGATTTTAAACTGACCATTGATGGCAATAATGTTCAAACCCTTAAAGTGATTGAGAAAATAGCACCTAAGGCAGAATCAGATAATAAATTTGATAAAGGCTCTGCAATTGAAATTGCCAATCTAAGTCCTGAGAAGGTAGACAACTTAACACTTCTTGGAAGAGTTTGGGGATTTTTGAAATACCATCATCCTGAAATCGCCAAAGGAAATTTTAATTGGGATTATGAATTGTTTAGGTTCTTGCCTGATTATATTTCCTCGTCTAATGAATTAGAAAGGGATCAACTTCTAGTTGGATGGATGAACTCTATCGGAAAAATCTCACCATGTAATGATTGCAGAAATCCAAATGAAAAAGCCTTCCTGAAACCAGACCTAAATTGGATAGAAAGCCAAAGTCCAGTCCTAAAGAAAAATCTCTTATACATCTATCAAAACACCTCTAATAAAAAGCATTATTATATTGAAATGGCTCCAGGTGTGGGCAACCCAAAATTCACCAATGAAGACCCCTACCTCCAATTCGATTATCCCGATGATGGATTCAGGTTATTGGCCCTTTATAGGTATTGGAATATGATCAACTATTTTTTCCCCTACAAGTACCTTACTGACAAAGACTGGAATGAAGTGTTAAAGGAATATATTCCCATTTTCTTAAAAGCCAATAATGAATTGGAATATGAATTGGCATGCCTTCAAGTCATTGCAGAAATCCATGATACTCATGGATTTCTTTCTGGTAAAGCTGATAAATTTATGCATTGGAGAGGGGAAAACTACCCTCCATTTCATCTTCGTTTTATCGAAGACCAACTGGTGGTAACTGATTATTATAATCCAGAGCTTAAAAGTATTGCTGGATTAAAAATAGGAGATGTTATCACCAAGGTGGACGGCAAATCTATTGAAGAAATTATAAAACAAAATTCAAAATATAACCCTGCATCAAATTACACCACCCAGCTTAGAAATATTTCGGCGGATATTTTACGCTCCAATTTACCAGAAGTAGAAATCCATTATATATCTGATGATTCCAAAGAGCAATCCAAAAAAATAAAATTATACCCTAAAGACAGCCTTAATATTTACCGTTTTATCCAGAAAAGCAGCAGTAAATCTTTTAAAATGCTGGACGATAATATTGGCTATATCACCTTACAAACGATAAAAAACGAAGATATTCCACAATTAAAAGAGGCGTTTATGGATACCAAGGGAATTATTATCGATATCAGAAATTATCCATCTACTTTCGTCCCATTTAGTTTGGGATCATTTTTCGTTTCATCACCCACAGCATTTGTGAAATTGACTGGTGGCAGTGTGGAAAATCCTGGAGAATTTTCACTATCTAAAAACCTCAAAATTCACAAACAAGGAAAAACCTATAAAGGCATGGTGGTCGTTATGGTAAATGAACTCTCTGTGAGTCAAGCAGAATACACCGCAATGGCTTTTAGAGCTGGAAACAATACCACTATAATAGGGAGCACCACAGCAGGTGCGGATGGAAATGTCTCTCCGATTCAACTCCCTGGGGGACTTAGAACAATGATTTCAGGTATTGGAGTATATTATCCTAATGGAGAAGAAACCCAAAGAGTAGGAATAATACCGGACATTGAAGTAAAGCCTACTATCAAAGGAATAAAGGAAGGCCGTGATGAACTATTGGAAAAGGCCATTGAAATCATCATGGAGGAATAA
- a CDS encoding CPBP family intramembrane glutamic endopeptidase, which yields MPKTFKSTYSDLLLFLKSPQDQPNDDQSFRQNISSFIWILLIDLVIVAGLSGVFVLLEKLGINAFENHKLLEQLESLPKSSLFFLAVLFVPFIEELLFRSYLRYKYNFLLRLFSSLFFIAGKETQQEMEKRIKKLWYGKYRYVFYFSALLFGFIHIFNFGDYKQLIYIFPLLTLPQISFGLLGGYLRVRYGLVWSIILHAFHNMIFLSPLFLMDNGTEVFQKETEDYSVRIEEVSPDGLPKKFYVAFSDSLIFNNYQLRNLISHYSEVDTWQIQSNNEKKMDKSFLINYKNKLDSGSMDKTVVENYLVEKYQFKKSKEVKLTSSWELLIEDTLKLNQYKTDSIKGKYIKTGIDTTAIFRAPLSEIARAIQGSKDKRVKMKSKVPGRFNIKLASKDSTAMKEQLSSVYGLKLVNTSDSVEFIRIEFQ from the coding sequence ATGCCCAAAACTTTTAAAAGCACCTACTCCGACCTATTACTTTTTCTAAAAAGTCCGCAAGATCAACCTAATGATGACCAATCATTTAGGCAGAATATTTCAAGTTTTATTTGGATCTTACTCATTGATTTAGTCATCGTGGCTGGCCTATCAGGTGTATTTGTGTTATTGGAAAAACTTGGAATCAATGCTTTTGAAAATCATAAACTGTTGGAGCAATTAGAAAGCCTCCCCAAGTCAAGTCTATTTTTTCTCGCCGTACTTTTTGTACCATTCATAGAAGAGCTCCTATTCAGATCCTACCTCAGGTACAAATACAATTTTCTTCTTCGGTTATTTAGCTCACTATTTTTTATAGCGGGAAAGGAAACCCAGCAAGAAATGGAAAAAAGGATCAAAAAGCTATGGTATGGAAAGTACAGATATGTTTTCTATTTCTCTGCTTTGCTCTTTGGCTTTATCCATATATTCAATTTTGGGGATTATAAACAGCTGATCTATATCTTTCCGCTCCTCACATTGCCACAAATCTCATTTGGACTTTTAGGAGGATACTTACGTGTTCGCTATGGCCTTGTTTGGAGTATCATTTTGCATGCCTTTCATAATATGATATTCCTATCGCCATTATTCCTTATGGATAATGGTACGGAGGTATTCCAAAAAGAAACTGAGGATTATTCTGTCCGTATAGAGGAAGTTTCACCTGATGGCTTACCGAAAAAGTTTTACGTAGCATTTTCTGACTCCCTTATTTTCAATAATTACCAATTAAGGAATTTAATAAGTCACTATTCAGAAGTGGACACTTGGCAAATCCAGTCAAATAATGAAAAGAAAATGGACAAGAGTTTTCTGATCAATTATAAAAACAAATTGGATTCAGGTTCAATGGATAAAACGGTCGTTGAAAATTATCTGGTAGAAAAATATCAGTTCAAGAAATCCAAAGAAGTAAAATTAACCAGTTCCTGGGAATTGTTGATTGAAGATACCCTAAAATTAAACCAGTATAAAACGGATTCCATAAAAGGGAAATATATCAAAACTGGAATAGATACAACGGCTATTTTCAGGGCACCATTGTCTGAGATTGCAAGGGCAATTCAAGGATCTAAAGATAAGCGTGTGAAAATGAAATCCAAAGTTCCCGGAAGGTTCAATATTAAACTAGCTTCTAAGGATTCAACCGCAATGAAAGAGCAATTAAGTTCTGTTTATGGCTTAAAATTAGTAAACACCAGTGATTCGGTGGAGTTTATCCGTATTGAATTTCAGTAG
- a CDS encoding cupin domain-containing protein has product MKSFNWLNSILIAILWIPFTSCNQSSSTTEKVEEIAENIEAMPTPSKKYDMSKACHIVGADMSKVLVDTLGVVMYEFTMNPGDSIAWHEHPYHTLYVLEGGKAAVYFNGGEKQIMEFPTGYGMLGEPLGDAAVNIGDTPIKVLSHELYSLAP; this is encoded by the coding sequence ATGAAATCATTCAATTGGCTTAACAGCATTTTGATTGCAATACTATGGATACCTTTCACATCCTGCAACCAATCAAGCTCAACCACTGAAAAAGTGGAAGAAATCGCAGAAAATATCGAGGCAATGCCTACCCCAAGCAAGAAATATGATATGTCAAAAGCATGTCATATTGTGGGTGCGGATATGTCCAAGGTATTGGTGGATACACTAGGCGTAGTAATGTATGAATTTACTATGAATCCTGGCGACTCTATTGCATGGCACGAACATCCTTATCATACCCTCTATGTTTTAGAAGGAGGAAAAGCTGCTGTCTATTTTAATGGTGGGGAAAAACAAATAATGGAATTTCCTACTGGCTACGGTATGTTAGGAGAGCCACTAGGAGATGCTGCGGTTAATATAGGAGATACCCCAATTAAGGTTCTCTCCCATGAGCTCTACTCTCTGGCTCCCTAG
- the mnmD gene encoding tRNA (5-methylaminomethyl-2-thiouridine)(34)-methyltransferase MnmD encodes MDREIKLIETEDGSHSLYVPELNETYHSFHGAYRESIHVFFLYGLDHWFMHNHGKQPIRIFEVGFGTGLNSWLALVWAEQNKLPMLYHTIEPFPIPEDIYNKLNYTSIDEEISHYKGYFEELHKAEWDKGDAITPYFNMKKDKTTLEEVKLYPTDVVFFDAFAPSKQPELWSKELLKKVVDAMNPGGVFVTYCAKGQLKRDLAELGLQVETLPGPPGKKEMIRGTKL; translated from the coding sequence ATGGACAGAGAAATCAAACTCATAGAAACAGAGGATGGCTCACATTCACTTTATGTACCTGAATTGAATGAAACTTACCATTCCTTTCATGGTGCCTACAGGGAATCTATCCATGTTTTCTTTCTCTATGGCTTGGACCATTGGTTCATGCATAACCATGGTAAACAGCCCATACGCATTTTTGAGGTGGGCTTTGGCACAGGACTGAATTCCTGGCTAGCATTGGTATGGGCAGAGCAAAACAAGCTCCCTATGCTCTATCACACCATTGAGCCTTTCCCTATTCCAGAAGACATCTATAACAAGTTAAATTATACTTCGATAGATGAGGAAATCAGCCATTATAAAGGCTATTTTGAAGAATTGCATAAGGCTGAATGGGACAAAGGAGATGCTATTACACCTTATTTCAATATGAAAAAGGACAAAACCACACTGGAAGAAGTCAAACTTTATCCTACAGATGTGGTCTTCTTCGATGCCTTTGCTCCAAGCAAGCAGCCTGAACTATGGTCCAAAGAGCTACTTAAAAAAGTAGTGGATGCCATGAATCCTGGGGGAGTATTTGTCACCTATTGTGCCAAAGGTCAGCTCAAAAGGGATTTGGCTGAATTGGGACTTCAGGTGGAAACCTTACCTGGACCTCCAGGTAAAAAAGAAATGATCAGGGGAACTAAGCTGTAA
- the ispF gene encoding 2-C-methyl-D-erythritol 2,4-cyclodiphosphate synthase — protein MNNFRIGFGYDVHQLQEGYDFWLGGIKLEHTKGAVGHSDADVLIHVICDALLGAANLRDIGYHFSDQDPQYKGIDSKILLREVMKLIRKEGYEIGNLDTTVCLQLPKVNPHIDSIKACLAEVMEIPENNVSIKATTTEKLGFVGRQEGVSAYCVALIYKNS, from the coding sequence ATGAATAACTTTAGAATTGGATTTGGATATGATGTTCACCAATTGCAGGAAGGTTATGACTTCTGGCTGGGGGGCATTAAACTAGAACATACCAAAGGTGCCGTGGGGCATTCGGACGCTGATGTATTGATTCATGTCATCTGCGATGCACTTCTTGGTGCCGCCAACCTAAGGGATATTGGCTATCACTTTTCTGATCAAGACCCACAATATAAGGGCATAGATAGCAAAATCTTACTTAGGGAAGTGATGAAACTCATCCGTAAAGAAGGCTACGAAATTGGCAATCTCGACACCACTGTTTGCCTACAACTCCCCAAGGTAAACCCACATATTGACAGCATCAAAGCCTGCTTGGCTGAGGTGATGGAAATTCCAGAAAACAATGTTTCCATCAAAGCCACCACCACAGAAAAATTGGGATTTGTAGGTAGACAAGAAGGCGTTTCTGCCTATTGTGTAGCATTGATTTACAAAAACAGTTAA
- a CDS encoding M16 family metallopeptidase: MINYERFILENGLQVLVHEDHSSKMAVSNIIYKVGSRNEVPGKTGLAHYFEHLMFGGSKNVPSFDGALERVGGECNAFTNTDITNYYITLPATNIETAFWLESDRMLQLNLSKKTIETQRKVVIEEFKQRYLNQPYGDAMHLLRKLCYKSHPYQWPTIGAEIADIEGFTEKDIRSFYQQHYAPNNAILVVAGDVDSEDILEMAKKWFGPIPPSGKKAKTIPVECAQQAKRVQTHFADVPTDTLYKAYHVPGRLQEGYLECDLITDILGFGRSSLLEQKLVKNTDVFASCNAYVLGSIDPGLMVFTGKMEKGKTAEEAEKILDEVVQKFIETPISSETLEKVKNQAEAMKTYESIQLMNRAMNLAYYTQLGSPDLYQIEYDKKTKITAEQITAAAQNYITEQNSSVLYYKSKKS, from the coding sequence ATGATTAATTACGAGAGATTTATATTGGAGAACGGCTTACAGGTATTGGTGCATGAGGACCATAGCAGTAAGATGGCGGTGAGTAATATCATTTATAAAGTAGGTTCCAGAAATGAAGTCCCTGGAAAAACAGGCTTGGCCCATTATTTTGAGCACTTGATGTTTGGCGGCTCCAAAAATGTCCCCAGCTTTGACGGCGCCTTGGAAAGGGTAGGCGGGGAATGCAATGCCTTTACCAATACCGATATCACCAATTATTATATCACCTTGCCAGCCACCAATATAGAAACTGCTTTTTGGCTGGAATCGGATAGGATGCTGCAATTAAATCTCAGCAAAAAGACCATTGAAACCCAGCGTAAGGTGGTCATCGAGGAATTCAAGCAAAGGTATCTCAACCAACCTTATGGGGATGCCATGCACCTGCTGAGGAAGCTTTGTTATAAAAGCCACCCTTATCAATGGCCGACCATTGGAGCTGAAATTGCCGATATAGAAGGATTTACAGAAAAAGACATTCGTTCTTTTTACCAGCAACATTATGCTCCCAATAACGCTATCTTGGTAGTAGCGGGTGATGTGGACAGTGAAGACATTCTTGAAATGGCCAAGAAATGGTTTGGTCCAATACCTCCATCAGGCAAAAAGGCCAAAACAATCCCTGTAGAATGTGCACAGCAGGCAAAAAGAGTGCAAACCCACTTTGCTGATGTACCCACAGACACCTTATACAAAGCCTACCATGTCCCCGGAAGACTTCAGGAAGGCTATTTGGAATGTGATTTGATTACCGACATTCTGGGCTTCGGCCGATCATCCCTGTTGGAACAAAAACTGGTAAAAAACACTGATGTGTTTGCCTCCTGTAATGCCTATGTGCTGGGTTCTATAGACCCGGGATTAATGGTCTTTACTGGAAAAATGGAAAAAGGGAAAACTGCTGAAGAAGCCGAAAAAATATTGGACGAAGTAGTGCAGAAATTTATTGAAACCCCGATCTCCTCAGAAACATTAGAAAAGGTTAAAAACCAAGCTGAAGCGATGAAGACCTATGAATCCATTCAGCTGATGAATAGGGCCATGAACCTTGCCTATTATACCCAACTGGGCAGTCCTGATCTGTATCAAATAGAATACGATAAGAAAACCAAAATCACTGCCGAACAAATCACCGCTGCCGCCCAAAACTACATTACCGAACAAAACTCCTCTGTACTGTACTATAAAAGCAAAAAAAGCTAA
- a CDS encoding heavy-metal-associated domain-containing protein produces the protein MIKLKTNIKCGACVATVSPQLDALPDSKWEVDLNHPDRILTVEGAASETEIKAALETAGYQGESI, from the coding sequence ATGATCAAACTAAAAACCAATATCAAATGTGGCGCCTGCGTCGCCACTGTCAGCCCTCAACTAGATGCATTGCCCGATTCTAAATGGGAAGTAGACCTAAACCATCCCGACAGGATACTTACGGTAGAAGGAGCTGCCAGCGAAACGGAAATTAAAGCAGCATTGGAGACTGCTGGCTACCAAGGGGAATCGATTTAA
- a CDS encoding heavy metal translocating P-type ATPase translates to MSGNTLTSKKNEWPVTGMSCAACATSIENTLKKQTGVRSANVNFANHTAILELEKNTDPKALQKAVRESGYDMIIDNIAEQDLEALQLKAYKSLKKNTIASGILAFPVFVIGMFFHEIPYGNYIMWTLTTPVLFIFGRQFFINALRQLKHRQANMDTLVALSTGVAYLYSSFNTFLPEWLSQRGIDPHVYFEAAAVIVFFILLGRMLESGAKAGTGQALKKLMGLQADEVTVISGGNEQIKKTAEVGIGELVLVKPGQKIPLDGKIISGNSHVDESMLTGEPIPVDKQKGDQVFAGTINQAGSIKFEVEKAGGDTFLSQIIQRIKEAQGSKAPVQKLVDKITAIFVPIVISIGLVALLVWGFSGIEDSWLHGMLAFITVLVIACPCALGLATPTAIMAGIGKGASMGMLIKDAESLEIGPKIDTILLDKTGTITVGKPVVQEILMSPTLTGVEDDLAIFLAMESESEHPLAEAVVQYLSKSYQKSAIDKFQSHTGKGVSALSNDNKLYTIGQKDWLVSKGVKTCNWMDEFEERHLEKGNIVIYLAKENQFIGIISIADQIKKSSTKAITQMKEMGLEVHMLTGDQEKTAAALAEKVGIDHFKAKMLPEDKGNYLKALQANGKTVAMVGDGINDSEALALADLSIAMGKGTDIAMDVAKVTLIHSDLLQIPQMLSLTKKTVKTIRQNLFWAFIYNIIGIPIAAGILFPAFGFLLNPMIAGAAMALSSVSVVTNSLRLNR, encoded by the coding sequence ATGTCTGGAAATACTTTAACATCAAAGAAAAACGAATGGCCAGTCACAGGCATGAGCTGTGCTGCCTGTGCTACTTCCATAGAAAACACCTTAAAAAAACAAACCGGTGTCCGCTCGGCCAATGTCAATTTTGCCAATCATACCGCCATTCTTGAATTGGAAAAAAATACAGATCCCAAAGCCCTGCAAAAGGCAGTCAGGGAATCAGGATATGATATGATCATTGATAATATCGCAGAACAGGACCTAGAAGCCCTACAGCTCAAAGCCTACAAATCGCTCAAAAAAAACACCATCGCTTCAGGAATCCTAGCTTTCCCTGTTTTCGTTATAGGCATGTTCTTTCATGAAATCCCCTATGGCAATTATATCATGTGGACCCTGACCACGCCCGTTCTATTTATCTTTGGCAGGCAGTTTTTTATCAATGCCCTGCGCCAGCTGAAACACAGACAGGCCAATATGGACACTTTGGTGGCCTTAAGTACAGGGGTAGCCTATCTATACAGTTCTTTCAACACCTTTTTGCCGGAGTGGCTCAGCCAAAGAGGAATTGATCCCCATGTATATTTCGAAGCTGCTGCCGTCATCGTGTTCTTTATCCTTCTGGGAAGGATGCTGGAATCAGGCGCCAAGGCTGGCACTGGTCAAGCCCTTAAAAAGTTGATGGGCTTGCAAGCTGATGAAGTAACCGTCATAAGCGGTGGAAATGAACAAATAAAAAAAACCGCTGAAGTCGGTATTGGAGAGCTTGTTTTGGTAAAACCAGGACAAAAAATCCCTTTGGATGGAAAAATTATCTCGGGGAACAGTCATGTAGATGAAAGTATGCTCACCGGGGAACCCATTCCTGTGGACAAGCAAAAGGGCGATCAGGTATTTGCCGGCACCATTAATCAGGCAGGAAGCATCAAATTTGAAGTGGAAAAGGCCGGAGGAGACACCTTTCTGTCCCAAATTATTCAAAGGATAAAAGAAGCTCAGGGATCCAAAGCACCGGTACAAAAATTGGTAGATAAAATCACCGCCATTTTCGTTCCCATAGTGATCAGCATTGGGCTAGTGGCCTTACTGGTTTGGGGTTTTAGCGGAATAGAAGATTCATGGTTACACGGCATGTTGGCCTTTATTACGGTACTCGTTATTGCCTGCCCCTGTGCATTAGGTCTGGCCACTCCCACGGCCATTATGGCTGGAATAGGAAAGGGTGCCTCTATGGGCATGTTGATCAAAGATGCTGAGAGCCTTGAAATAGGACCAAAAATAGACACTATCTTATTGGACAAAACGGGCACGATCACCGTGGGCAAACCAGTGGTGCAGGAAATATTGATGTCACCAACACTCACTGGTGTAGAAGATGACCTAGCTATTTTCTTGGCCATGGAATCAGAAAGCGAACATCCCTTGGCTGAAGCGGTGGTGCAGTACTTAAGCAAAAGCTACCAAAAGTCGGCTATTGACAAGTTCCAATCCCACACTGGCAAAGGCGTTTCTGCCCTAAGCAATGACAATAAGCTTTATACCATTGGCCAAAAAGATTGGTTGGTTTCAAAAGGCGTGAAAACCTGTAATTGGATGGACGAATTTGAAGAACGTCATTTAGAAAAAGGAAATATAGTAATTTACCTGGCCAAGGAAAACCAATTTATAGGGATCATCAGTATTGCAGACCAAATCAAGAAAAGTTCTACCAAGGCCATCACCCAGATGAAGGAAATGGGACTGGAAGTGCACATGCTGACAGGAGACCAAGAAAAGACCGCTGCAGCATTGGCAGAAAAGGTGGGCATTGACCATTTCAAGGCCAAAATGCTCCCTGAAGACAAAGGCAATTATCTGAAAGCCCTTCAAGCCAATGGCAAAACCGTGGCCATGGTGGGAGACGGGATCAATGACAGTGAGGCACTGGCATTGGCAGATTTAAGCATTGCCATGGGAAAAGGAACTGACATTGCCATGGATGTGGCCAAAGTCACCTTGATCCATTCAGACCTACTACAAATTCCCCAAATGCTTTCCTTGACCAAAAAGACGGTCAAGACCATTCGTCAAAACTTATTCTGGGCATTTATCTATAATATCATCGGAATACCGATTGCCGCAGGCATTTTATTCCCTGCATTTGGCTTCTTATTAAATCCCATGATTGCAGGAGCTGCCATGGCCCTAAGTTCTGTCTCTGTGGTCACCAATAGTTTACGTTTAAACAGATAA
- the tnpA gene encoding IS200/IS605 family transposase: MSQESKYIHKSHNVSVLLYHIVCSAKYRRVVFSKEVDKVLTSTCEQIELRYEIKFLEIGTDADHVHFLIQSVPTYSITKIVRKIKSLVSREVFKECPEVKKQLWGGEFWGKGYFVNTVGQHGTEEKIANYVKSQGLEKGYKKLKTNYQLKIFD; this comes from the coding sequence ATGTCGCAAGAAAGTAAGTATATCCATAAGAGTCATAATGTATCAGTTTTGCTGTACCATATAGTTTGCTCAGCAAAATATAGACGAGTAGTGTTCAGTAAAGAGGTTGATAAAGTTCTGACATCGACGTGTGAACAGATAGAACTAAGATATGAGATTAAATTTCTGGAAATCGGTACAGATGCTGACCATGTACATTTTCTGATCCAATCGGTTCCAACGTATAGTATAACCAAAATAGTGAGAAAGATAAAGAGTTTAGTGTCACGAGAGGTGTTTAAAGAATGCCCAGAGGTGAAAAAACAGCTCTGGGGAGGGGAGTTTTGGGGTAAGGGATATTTTGTCAATACGGTAGGCCAACATGGAACAGAGGAAAAGATCGCTAATTATGTAAAGAGTCAAGGGCTGGAAAAAGGATATAAAAAACTGAAGACCAATTATCAATTAAAAATATTCGATTGA